The Candidatus Scalindua japonica genomic interval ACATACTTCCGGATGGCCAAGTAAAGTACAGATACTCGCAACAATCTCTTCATTTACAAAATGTTCAAACTGACAGGCGCCACGTTCAAATTCTTCACCTCTCATCTCCAGAACATCATTTAACAACCTTTCAGCAATTCGATGACGCCTTATAATCATTTCAGCCCTCTTTTTGCCGGCTTTAGTAAATGCAATCTCTCTATCACTAAGATTAATTAACTGCTTTTCTACCATTTCAGTTATATAGGTGTTGGCAATGTCCTCACCAAATTTGTCACCAATACACGAACTTACTGCCTTACCATCATTCTCTTCAAGGATCCAGATATACTCAAGCATCTCTTCGATCTGTGTTTCATCAGCCATTAAATTCTTACTCCTAAAAAATGTCTATTGTGGCTGCCGGACTTGGCCCCGCTCAACCATGTGACTCGAACAGTTCATTCAGACTGAGAAATGGACCAAACATTCTTTTTAAACGATAACTTAAATTGACAATAACTGTAATGCATACCTGACAATGCCACCAACCAGGAAAGAAAATGGTAAAATGAATGCCAGCATAAGAAATGCGGTTTTAGAGCCTCTCTCTTTTATCATAACAAAGAAATTTGCAAGACAAGGAACAAAAAGCGTAACTACTACCAGCGAAACAATAAGCTGATTCGGATCTATTTCCAGACTACCGGCATCCTTCTCCAACGCCTTGAAAATACTTACGACAGCATAGTCTCTTCGCAGGAAACCCAATATGAAACCCTGCGTCGTCTCTACCGGCAAACCCAGAAAATGTTTAACAACTGGTTCAGCCGCCCTCTGAATATATGTCAAAATACCTAGTTTTGTGATTATAAACAATATGAAAGTACCCAGCACAAACAGTGGGACCGCTTCCCTTAGAAACCATTTAGTCCTGTAATATGTCTTCATCAAGATATTACCTATCTTCGGCCTTCTGAATGGAGGCATCTCCATAAGAAAGTCCGAACTGCTACCTTTAATGATTTTCGATGAAAGGTAACCAACAAGCAACATTTGAGAGAATATTACGAAAAAATAAATTGCTAAGTGTGTTCCGGACACACTGCCTAGAATCCCGGCAATAACCCCAAGTTGTGCAGAACACGGCACTGCCAGGGCAAGCAATAGTGTAGAAATCACCCGTTCCTTCTTTGTGTCCAGTATACGTGTAGTCATTGTCGCCATTGTATCACAGCCAAGTCCCAGGACCATCGGTAAAACCGCCTTACCATTTAATCCAATAATCTTAAAAAAACGATTAAGCATTACTGCCAATCGCGGAAGATATCCGCTATCTTCCATTAAACCGAAGCTTATGAAAAAGAAGCCAACAATTGGTAATATTATAGCGATCGAGTAAGTCACACCTACCTGTATTAGACCCGCCTCTTCTCCCATAAACAATTCAAAGAAGAAATTATCTGTACTCATGAACTTCTGACAAAATAGTCCGATATAATAATTTATTCCCTGAAAATTGACATGAGTAAATACATATTCTATATTTGTAAAAGGAATGAATGCCTTAAAGTCAAACCCTCCCGATTTCTCTATAGACGAGCCAAAAATTTTGCTCTCAACAAAATCAACACAGTCACCAGCTCCAAACTGTCCCACAATTTTATAAATACACCATAAAACCACTAATAACATTGGCCAGGCCAGAACAGGGTGCATAGTTAAAGTTCCTAAAATGTTGGTAACCTTACGACCGGAACCATACTCTCTCGAGAACAGGTAATATGAATAAATTCCAACAGATACACAACCACCTGCCAATCTCAATATCCATGCCACCTGTCCACTCGTATCCATATGGCCTGCAAACATAAACATCAGCAGATCTATTACCTTGTATCCAACAAAAAAAGTGAACAGCGGCATAAAGAATAAGAAAAACGAGTTTCGTAATACCGCACCAGCTTTTTCTTCATGTTCTCTATAACTCACTATCCCCTTCAATAACTTACCTACATAATCACTGCGTTTCTTGGCAATCACATAACTTAATGGATGACCATACTCTTTTTGTACACCATCCCTGATACTGTGGATCTGTCCAAGAGTTTGTTCATCAATTTCCAGAGTTTCCTCCAAATCTTCATCGTAAGACAACAACATTACAGCCAGTGCCCTTTTCCTCACTGTGGTATTCTCCGGCAGTAAAGTCTCAATCTCTTTTATACCTTCTTCTATTACTCTGCCATAGTCTATGCTGATTTTAGGTATTTTCACTGAATTAATTGAGTTTCTCAGCGCCCCTATCCCATATTTCTGAGTAGCAATTGTTTTCGTTAGTGTCACTCCAAGTATCTTCTGTAACTTATCAGAATCTATTGACATCCCCCTGTCCAATGTCTCGTCCCACATGTTTAAACCAATCGAAACGGGTAATCCCATCTCAGCAAGTTGAGTTGTAATTAACAACCCTCTATGAATATTTTTAGAATCAATTATCTGGATGACCCTCTTTTCTTCATCTCTTAGAAGTATGTCACGAGCCACCCTCTCATCTTCCGAATGTGAGATCAGGCTGTTCGACCCCGGCGTATCAACAACCTCTATAGTATCGTTAGAACCGGAATACATACCTCTGGTAACTTCAACCGTTGTTCCCGGATAATTTGACACGGTAACATATTTACCGGTAAACAAACCAAATAATACACTTTTACCAACATTTGGATTGCCAACCAGTGCAATTCTATAGTCTAATACTTTAGGATCTATTTCTTTAGATTTTACTTCATGCATTACTACTACCTTTATATAAGTATCGTTTTTTCTAAATAGTATATAACAGAAACCGTAAATACCTATAATGAGACTCAGTTTCAATTAAATAATATAAATAAATGGCTCTAAAGTCAAATTATTTAATTCAGACAACATTACAAATGTCTGTCGCTTCTAATTAGAATTGGCTGATTTTAAAGAAGCTTAGAGCTTTATTGTACAAATTATAGTATAAATAAATTAACAAGACAGATTAAATCCATATGCTATATGGTAAAAAAATCCACCGGTTTGAACAGCCTGTGGATATCCCGATCGTAAAAAAAGAAAAGACCATACAGGAATATAAAGCCATACCTTAACTGCCAACATATTTCGCAATTAATTTTCCAAGAAAGTGAGTAAGAGCTACGACTACGATTGTTATGGTTATGTGCTCTGAAATAACCTTCCAGGGTTTAGCACCCTGAGATTTTGCAAGGTAATAGCTTAAGATTGTTAATAAAGAGATACCACAGATCAGGTTAATGTTAATGGCAATAGGTAAATCAAATAGTAGTACAGGAATAACAAATGTAATGGCGTACAGTTTTGACAGAAAAGTTGCTATTGTGGCAGCCCAGACCTGCACCGTTGTACGTGTGTGGTCCGCCTCTTCAGAAATATGTATTCCAAGCGCGTCTGAGAGCGAATCGGCAATTGCAATTGTCAGAATACCACCAATTACAACGGCTCGTGAATGTGTACCAGAATACAGACCTATCATCAAACCCAATGTTGTGATGGTTCCTGATGTGAGTCCGAAGGTCACACCTGTTTTCAATGATTCTTTCATTTTGTTCGTTTCATTTCTCTGTATAATTCTATTTAACGATCCTAATTGTCAAGGTTGTCCGGTAATAAGTTGCATTAGTTAATTTAACTTTCAAAGCATATTGTCGGTATCTGCTACCTCGATAAAAATTTTATCTATAACCAGTATTCTGTTTCTTCAGCACGTTTTCTCGACCACATTTTACCTATTGGCAGGAAGATGAAGGCGATGAAACATGAACCGAGAATTACATAAGATACGGTTAACGATATGACAAATATCCTTGATATGTATATTGTTAAATAAGGGCCTGACAGGTTCATAATCGTACCTATGAAAGCGGAGATATAAACCGTAAGCTTAACACCCTCCCCTGTACCGGTCATCGAAAGAATACGTGACATAACGAATATAATCAAAGGGACCAGAAAAGCGTGCACATGCATTACCTCAATAACTTCACGGTAAGACATTGGATAAGAGAACTCTTCTGCTAAGCCGTCATTTTCCACACTACCCTTATAGTAATGACTGGACTGCTTCGATGAAAATGCAGTTCTATCATAATAACTTAGACAAGAGAAAAAAAATGCAGTTCCCATCGCTACGAGAAAGAATGTTATAAAGATTTTCTTACTTATTGCATATGCAGGCATAGTGGACCAGTTGAAGGTTTAAATTCAGCTTTTAATTACACGGACATAAATATATCTGGCAATATCATCATCAAGTGCCAGTTGTGTTTCTCCGAACCGTATAACAAGACTTGGTTTTCTGTGGTGAACGGTAAAAATCAATCCAGGCACTATACCGACAGAAGAAAGAAAATCCAGACTTTCCTGAGCACCTGTTGATGTATAAATAACCTTTGCCTTGATTCCAGTCCGTAGTCTGGAAAGCGGACCAAACACAGGCTGTAAATTCTGTTTAGTGTGCGAACAACACTCTCCCGGCGGTATAGCTTTTCCATGCGGACATACTGTAGGATGTCCAAGTAGTGTACAGATACTCGCGATAATATCATCATTGATAAAATGCTCAAATTGACAAGCTCCACGTTCAAAAACCTCGTCACTGACATCGAGCACATCATTTAATAATCTCTCTGCCAGACGATGACGCCTGATAATAAGCATTGCCTTACTCTTCCCTGTTTCAGTCAGATGAATCGTAGAACCACGGATGATTATCAATTTTTTCTCAACCATCTCAGACAGAACTTCCCCCACAGGTTCCCTGTCAAATTTTTTGTTTAGAACATCTGTGTTTGTTTCGCCAGATTCTTCCGCATTAACCCAAATGTACTCGAGAAACTCTTCATCTAAAAATACATTCTGAATACTATCATCTTTTTTTTCAACTTTTGTCATTATCTTATCTGTAGGAGTTATTATTGCCTATTTGTAAGTATTTTTATTTTATGAAATATTAACTTCTTTTCAAGAGAATAGTTCTCATACACGCGCAATGTCTCTAATAAAAAATTAATAACTTCAATAATGAAGGTGGATTCGCGTCTCTTAACCTATCCTACAGTCTGGTCCCCTGATAAAGACATGCCTGTCACTCCGATAGTCGGATGGGTATAAATAGCCTTTTGGCTTTGCTGAATGGATTTGTATTAAATGACTAAGCCTCAGCTTTGGAAAGAAACTCAAACAGCTTTGTTTGAACAGAGCTATCTATTTGTAAAAATTCAATGCCAATACTTGTATGGTCAGTATGTTTTTTTACACTTCTCTGTTTTGCTTCAATACCTAACTCCTCTTCTATCCCCGGCAAATGGAAGGCAACACTAACCTCATTATTCAACTCGAATAAATTCACGCTAGCTTTATTATCATGTATTTCTAAAGCAAACAAGCATCCTGCTCTACTAATATCAGTAATACTTCCAGTTATTACGTATTCAGCAATCTTTATATGAGCCGGCAGGAAACACTCAACCCGTTTGTTTCCACGAAAATCAAAACTATCTATTTTCTCAGGATATTTAATGAACACTAATCTAAAGGGTTTATGAATAAGGTCTAAAATCGTTGACTCAAAACCGAATATTTTACCTTTATACATGTACTTTACCGCAATTTCATTTCCAGTAACCAGAAGATTTGAAACGTTATCCATGGTATGTAAAGGTGGCATTTTAACAATCAGATATTTACCATCATCAATACCAATCAATTCACTTGATAGCTGTCTCTTAACTTCTATTATCTGCAGCCTGAAAATAGTACCAATATTCAAGTATGTACCCTCTCTTAGTTAATTTTTTACTTATTCAATTTAAAGATACTTTTTTAAACATTCTATGCATCTTTGTCAAGGTGAATGTTGATGTAGACATTGATCTGTTTACTATGGCAGATGGTTACAGTGAAAGAAATTGCAGAAGCTCTTCCCGCTTCATATGAAAAACAACATCGGTCTAGTTGTCAATAGGTGTTTCTGAAAGTGTTATAATAGCAAGGAACGCCCCACTATCTATAATGGACTGGGATTATCGGACCACTATGTAGAGCTTAGCCGAAAAGGTTTATCTAAGGTTCAAAGCAGTGCGGTAGTACACTAGCTCACCAGCTTCCACCTCTATTTACTGTAGCGCAACACCTGCATTCACTTGATGCTTCCGGAGCTCTGCATTAAGATCAAGATTGTGTAAAATTGGTACAAGTAAGTTAAGAATGATACACATTAAGTTCAGCAGGAATACATATCTAAATTTATATTTATTGGAAAAAAAGATGTAACATACCTGTCCGTTTTACCTTTGTGGCTTATTTCTATAAAGCGGTTAAAACTAAAAAATTTATAGGCATAAAATTTGCCCTCTTATCAAGCACAACAAGTGCTTTCATATTAGCTATTGTTACTATAGAGATTTTTTTATAAAGATTTTGCAACGTTTTTAGGAAAAAATAGAGGAAAATGATAATGAATAAAATTATATTAAGTAAAATAATTGAGTACTTTTCGTATTCTGCGTTCAACCAGATTTGTTTTAACAAATTGACTAGGATCTGCTCTGTTTTAATTATTATCATAATGACAAACACAATGTTTGTAAATATTCAGGCGGATTCTTTTACCCTGACTGTCAACAATGGAAGCGGGGAAGGCTATTATGAGGAATCCTCAAGGGTAAACATTTGGGCTAATCCGTATGATGATAGCGACCCAGATAGAAGAACTTACGAGACATCTGACCCGAAAGTACCGCACCGAATATTTGATCGTTGGACTGGAGAC includes:
- a CDS encoding metal-dependent transcriptional regulator, translating into MADETQIEEMLEYIWILEENDGKAVSSCIGDKFGEDIANTYITEMVEKQLINLSDREIAFTKAGKKRAEMIIRRHRIAERLLNDVLEMRGEEFERGACQFEHFVNEEIVASICTLLGHPEVCPHGNKIPQGECCLSAKKNLEPVISPLSLIKAGKKVKVVYISTKSHASLDRLTGIGVIPGLELTIHQKFPSMILQYGETQLALDNDIAKNVYVRIIQS
- a CDS encoding ferrous iron transporter B; protein product: MHEVKSKEIDPKVLDYRIALVGNPNVGKSVLFGLFTGKYVTVSNYPGTTVEVTRGMYSGSNDTIEVVDTPGSNSLISHSEDERVARDILLRDEEKRVIQIIDSKNIHRGLLITTQLAEMGLPVSIGLNMWDETLDRGMSIDSDKLQKILGVTLTKTIATQKYGIGALRNSINSVKIPKISIDYGRVIEEGIKEIETLLPENTTVRKRALAVMLLSYDEDLEETLEIDEQTLGQIHSIRDGVQKEYGHPLSYVIAKKRSDYVGKLLKGIVSYREHEEKAGAVLRNSFFLFFMPLFTFFVGYKVIDLLMFMFAGHMDTSGQVAWILRLAGGCVSVGIYSYYLFSREYGSGRKVTNILGTLTMHPVLAWPMLLVVLWCIYKIVGQFGAGDCVDFVESKIFGSSIEKSGGFDFKAFIPFTNIEYVFTHVNFQGINYYIGLFCQKFMSTDNFFFELFMGEEAGLIQVGVTYSIAIILPIVGFFFISFGLMEDSGYLPRLAVMLNRFFKIIGLNGKAVLPMVLGLGCDTMATMTTRILDTKKERVISTLLLALAVPCSAQLGVIAGILGSVSGTHLAIYFFVIFSQMLLVGYLSSKIIKGSSSDFLMEMPPFRRPKIGNILMKTYYRTKWFLREAVPLFVLGTFILFIITKLGILTYIQRAAEPVVKHFLGLPVETTQGFILGFLRRDYAVVSIFKALEKDAGSLEIDPNQLIVSLVVVTLFVPCLANFFVMIKERGSKTAFLMLAFILPFSFLVGGIVRYALQLLSI
- a CDS encoding metal-dependent transcriptional regulator, with amino-acid sequence MTKVEKKDDSIQNVFLDEEFLEYIWVNAEESGETNTDVLNKKFDREPVGEVLSEMVEKKLIIIRGSTIHLTETGKSKAMLIIRRHRLAERLLNDVLDVSDEVFERGACQFEHFINDDIIASICTLLGHPTVCPHGKAIPPGECCSHTKQNLQPVFGPLSRLRTGIKAKVIYTSTGAQESLDFLSSVGIVPGLIFTVHHRKPSLVIRFGETQLALDDDIARYIYVRVIKS
- a CDS encoding flagellar brake protein, translating into MNIGTIFRLQIIEVKRQLSSELIGIDDGKYLIVKMPPLHTMDNVSNLLVTGNEIAVKYMYKGKIFGFESTILDLIHKPFRLVFIKYPEKIDSFDFRGNKRVECFLPAHIKIAEYVITGSITDISRAGCLFALEIHDNKASVNLFELNNEVSVAFHLPGIEEELGIEAKQRSVKKHTDHTSIGIEFLQIDSSVQTKLFEFLSKAEA